The DNA sequence ATCATGCCCAGCCGGACTGCGTCAGCAACGAACTATACAAGGGTATCCTGAATGACCGCGCTTCCGGCGTATTCAATGGCAAGGTCTTCGTGCGGCAGGACGCACAGCGCATCAATGCCTTTCAGGAAAACAAAACCATCGTGCTCACAAACGAGGCCACGATGAACGCCAAACCGGAACTGGAGATTTACGCGGATGACGTAAAATGCAGCCACGGCGCCACCACGGGCCAACTTGATCCCGAAGCCTTGTTTTACCTGCGTTCCCGGGGAATGACCAAACAACAGGCGCAGGGCCTCCTGCTGCATGCGTTTGCGGGAGATATTCTTGACCGCATATCCATCGAGCCGCTTCGCAGAATGCTCGACCAACGCGTTACCCGCCTTTTTGGCGAATAATGCGGGGAAATCCGGACGTATACCGGGTTGCCAGACACCGTGTATTCGTCGCCATTTTGTAAACCGGCCTTGTCCATAAGACGAAAGCGGCATCCATGAATGCCACCGGCGCAATACAAGACCATATCCCGGAAAAGTTCGACCCGGCGGAGGTGCGCAACCTGTTCCCGGCGCTCGCACGCGAAGTGTACGGGAAACCCCTTGTGTATCTGGATAACGCGGCCAGTTCACAGAAGCCCCAGGCTGTCATTGACCGGCTGGTCCGATACTATTCCTCGGAGCACAGTAACGTGCATCGCGGAGTACATCTCCTGAGCCGGGAAGCTACGGATGCATACGAAGCTGCTCGCAAGCGCGTCGTAGCGTTCATCAACGCCCCTTCCGAACCCGAAGTACTGTACACCCGGGGAACCACGGAAGGCATCAATCTCGTGGCATCCTCCTTCGGTCCCCTGCATGTCGGAAAAGGCGATGTGGTGCTGGTTTCGCACATGGAACATCATTCCAACATCGTTCCGTGGCAAATGCTCTGCGAGGCGCAGGGCGCCCGGGTACGGGCCATCCCCGTATCGGACACCGGCGAAATTATCTATGAGGAATTCGAGCGGCTGCTTTCCGAGCGGGTCCGTCTTCTGGCCATTGCCCATGTGTCAAATACTCTCGGAACCATCAATCCGCTGAAGCGCATGATCCGGCATGCGCACGACATGGGCGTGCCCGTAGTCGTTGACGGAGCGCAGGCGGCGCCGCACATGAAAATAGATGTGCAGGAACTCGACTGCGATTTCTATGCGTTTTCCTCACACAAGATGTTCGGTCCCACCGGTATCGGCATCCTTTATGCAAAAGCGGAACATCTGGAAACCATGCCCCCCTGGCAGGGCGGCGGCGATATGATCGAAACGGTCGCGTTCGAGAAAACGACGTACAACGACCCGCCGCACAAATTCGAGGCCGGCACACCGAACATCGCCGATGTGCTGGGATTCGCCTCGGCCATAGACTTTCTGGAAGGCGTGGGGCAAAACCGCGTGGCGGCATACGAACAGGACCTCCTCGCTTATGCGACCGAGCGGTTGTCGGAGATCGAAGGCGTTCGCCTGATCGGAACCGCAACGGACAAGGCGAGTGTGCTTTCTTTCCTGATCGGCGACATACACCCCTACGATGCAGGAACCATCCTGGACAGGTTGGGCATTGCCGTGCGAACGGGGCATCATTGCACGCAACCGCTGATGAGGCGGTTCGACATACCGGGTACGGTACGGGCTTCCTTTGCGTTGTACAATACTTTCGACGAAGTGGACGCGCTGGCCGCCGGCGTACGGCGCGTCAAGGAAATGCTTGGCTGAGCGCCGGAACATGGCTGGCGAACATGGTGGTAAACGGAACGATTCGGGAACGCGCCCACGACATCGTGGAAGAGTTCGGGCTGTTCGACGACTGGATGGGGAAGTATGAATATCTCATCGAGATCGGCCAGGCACTGCCGCCGCTCGATAACCGGTATAAAACGGAAGCCCACCGGATTCATGGCTGTCAGGCCCAGGTATGGGTCCGTCCGGAGATGAAAAACGGCCTGGTCTTCTACGAAGGCGACAGCGATGCGCTCATTACGAAGGGCCTGGTGGCGTTATTGATCCGCGTACTGTCCGGCCAACCCCCACAGGAGATCGTCCAGGCCGACCTGGAGTTTCTCGACGAGATCGGGATGAAGGATCATCTTTCGTCCACGCGCAGAAACGGGCTCGCTTCCATGGTCAAACAACTCAAACTCTTTGCGCTGGCGCACACGGGAAGCGCATAAAACGCAACCGGGTGCGATACTACCGGGTAAACAGGGCAGGAATACAGAGTAGACCGGCAAACCACGGCAATTACCCACAGGCGGACCCATGGAAGAAACCACATCCATAGCGCAGGAAGACCTGGAAGCGAAGGTCATCGAGGTGCTGAAGAGCATCTACGACCCGGAGATTCCGGTGAACATTTACGATCTCGGACTCATCTACGAGATCCGGGTGAAGGAGCGGTCTGTCTTCGTCAGGATGACCCTGACTGCACCAAATTGCCCGGTCGCCGACATTCTCCCGCAACAGGTCGAGGCCGCCGTCGGCATGCTCCCGGAAGTGGACGAATCGACGGTATTTTTGACCTTCGATCCGCCTTTCACCCCGGACATGATGTCCGAGGAGGCGCGGCTCGAATTGGGCTTCATGTAAATAAAGGATACCCTGATTAAGTCCACAAAGATCAGAGTATCCTAAAGTGAACCCGCATCTTTTGACAGGCGCCATGCTCACGCTGGCCGAATGGGAAGCGGTCGGACTTTCGTTGCGCGTTGCTGCGGTTGCCGTCCTGATTACGGCGCCGATCGGGGTGGCGCTGGCGTATCTGCTTGCACGGAATCGGTTGCCTCTATCATTTGTGGTGGAGAATCTCGTCCAGCTGCCGCTTGTGCTTCCACCGGTGGTCACGGGATGGGTA is a window from the Bacteroidetes bacterium SB0662_bin_6 genome containing:
- a CDS encoding cysteine desulfurase, whose protein sequence is MNATGAIQDHIPEKFDPAEVRNLFPALAREVYGKPLVYLDNAASSQKPQAVIDRLVRYYSSEHSNVHRGVHLLSREATDAYEAARKRVVAFINAPSEPEVLYTRGTTEGINLVASSFGPLHVGKGDVVLVSHMEHHSNIVPWQMLCEAQGARVRAIPVSDTGEIIYEEFERLLSERVRLLAIAHVSNTLGTINPLKRMIRHAHDMGVPVVVDGAQAAPHMKIDVQELDCDFYAFSSHKMFGPTGIGILYAKAEHLETMPPWQGGGDMIETVAFEKTTYNDPPHKFEAGTPNIADVLGFASAIDFLEGVGQNRVAAYEQDLLAYATERLSEIEGVRLIGTATDKASVLSFLIGDIHPYDAGTILDRLGIAVRTGHHCTQPLMRRFDIPGTVRASFALYNTFDEVDALAAGVRRVKEMLG
- a CDS encoding DUF59 domain-containing protein; the encoded protein is MEETTSIAQEDLEAKVIEVLKSIYDPEIPVNIYDLGLIYEIRVKERSVFVRMTLTAPNCPVADILPQQVEAAVGMLPEVDESTVFLTFDPPFTPDMMSEEARLELGFM
- a CDS encoding SufE family protein, which encodes MVVNGTIRERAHDIVEEFGLFDDWMGKYEYLIEIGQALPPLDNRYKTEAHRIHGCQAQVWVRPEMKNGLVFYEGDSDALITKGLVALLIRVLSGQPPQEIVQADLEFLDEIGMKDHLSSTRRNGLASMVKQLKLFALAHTGSA